The Triplophysa rosa unplaced genomic scaffold, Trosa_1v2 scaffold99_ERROPOS33192, whole genome shotgun sequence nucleotide sequence ccacttctactccgcgtgtttctctgcacagagcccaggcttcgagaacatggtcagcccaaatgaacttcactcctgcaccggcacacccacggcgaaaggcgcgagctaGGACTGGAGCtatgacccaaccgccgccaccggtcttcgagatcccgaccaggaaccgctttgccgccctctgtgagacggaatgcaacgctgtggtcatcggagactcaatcgtccggaacgtacgcgcttcctccactaaaggtaaggtgcgcactcattgttttcctggcgcccgtgttcttgatgtctctgcgcaggtacctgcgatcctgaacgacgatgctaacgtcggagctgtagTGCTGCACGCgagggtgaatgacgtcaggatgaggcagtcggagatcctgaagagggacttcaggagtctgatccgagacggtacgcaacgcatcgcccacggcgaggatcatcgtatcagggccgcttcctacctaccgacgatggaatgaaaagttcagtagactattcgttctaaataaatggttgatgtcatggtgtattgaacagaagctgctctttgttgataattttgatctgttctgggagcgacctaggctcttccgccctgacggcctgcaccccagcagcatcggagcggttcttctgtctgacaacatctcaaagacgctacgcaccgcttgactacgtctcccagtggtaagtcaaaacttcaaccatagtctgtgttcctcccactcatctgttagaaatgttactgcttccaaatgcatagagactgtgtctgtcccccgaataatactacaaaataacaaaatagccaaatctcagagaaaaaaatctaatcgtgattaaacctgaggacaatgtaataaacgaccaaaacaaactcgtaaagttcggcctacttaatattagatcactaaattcaaaagcagttattgtaaatgaaatgatcacagacaacagttttgatatactttgccttaccgaaacctgtcttaaaccaaatgattattacggtctaaatgagtgtacaccaccaagctactgttatatgcatgagccacgtccggttggtcgaggtggcggtgtcgcaacaatctttagagactttcttact carries:
- the LOC130551356 gene encoding uncharacterized protein LOC130551356, which produces MANVSDVFVPLCADEETIALQSELLAAEKKIQDLLEKQTRLRERKTALETSRADARKSAVSFHRDFNTPSTSTPRVSLHRAQASRTWSAQMNFTPAPAHPRRKARARTGAMTQPPPPVFEIPTRNRFAALCETECNAVVIGDSIVRNVRASSTKGKVRTHCFPGARVLDVSAQVPAILNDDANVGAVVLHARVNDVRMRQSEILKRDFRSLIRDGTQRIAHGEDHRIRAASYLPTME